The following proteins come from a genomic window of Acidobacteriota bacterium:
- a CDS encoding GAF domain-containing protein, with protein MAGSKKLQDIEQRLEQTEQQLQMLQNISRLMVRKMTLAEVLQEVVALVKGATAADSCLIYLHDGDEMVLCASDSPHPAQIGHIRLKFGEGITGWVAKERRMVAISQGANKDPRFRVFHDLPEDAFEAFLSVPVIVRGEVVGVINVQHRQMHRHTGSELEMMLTAGEQVGCVIVLAEMGDVTYSALHPVERILNSPPKSSPPKMQ; from the coding sequence ATGGCAGGATCAAAAAAGCTGCAAGATATTGAACAACGGCTGGAGCAGACCGAACAGCAGTTGCAGATGTTGCAGAATATCAGCCGGCTGATGGTCCGCAAGATGACCCTGGCGGAGGTGTTGCAGGAAGTTGTCGCCCTGGTGAAAGGCGCTACCGCCGCCGATTCCTGCCTGATCTATCTGCATGACGGCGACGAGATGGTGCTGTGCGCATCGGACTCGCCGCACCCGGCCCAGATCGGCCATATTCGCCTCAAGTTCGGCGAAGGCATCACCGGATGGGTGGCCAAGGAGCGGCGCATGGTGGCCATCTCGCAGGGCGCCAACAAAGACCCGCGCTTCCGCGTCTTCCACGATCTACCGGAAGATGCCTTCGAGGCGTTTCTCTCCGTACCCGTCATCGTGCGCGGCGAAGTGGTGGGCGTGATCAACGTCCAGCACCGCCAGATGCACCGCCACACAGGCAGCGAACTCGAGATGATGCTGACGGCTGGCGAGCAGGTCGGCTGCGTGATTGTCCTGGCCGAAATGGGCGACGTAACTTACTCGGCGCTCCACCCCGTCGAGCGCATCCTTAATAGTCCACCCAAGTCCAGCCCACCGAAGATGCAGTGA